A stretch of Vannielia litorea DNA encodes these proteins:
- the addA gene encoding double-strand break repair helicase AddA: MNAPNPASAAQIQAAEPDLSTWLSANAGSGKTRVLTDRVARLLLRDVAPQNILCLTFTKAAAAEMQNRLFARLGSWSMLDDDKLGEALASVGEPGATPDRLAKARRLFARAIETPGGLKIQTIHSFCSATLRRFPLEAGVPPGFTELDDLSAKARLREALDHVAESDPQTFDAFAALFSGLEVESFCARLAGQREAFADAVDFETISAQLGLPQGYGDAQLIAEVFLGGEDELLSAVVPFLLAGSSNDAKAGAELADLPPDRLAALAVLDKRLVGQSGQSAGAARIGSFPTKATREKLPPDLLARLESLMLRVADVHDRAKQLRLAQRSHTLNRFAQAFLPAYEAAKAARGDLDFDDLIFKTRDLLTNEGVADWVLFRLDGGIDHILVDEAQDTGPAQWQVIELISREISSGSGRREAGERTIFVVGDKKQSIYGFQGADPDGFERMANIFTERLAQFGAPPQRRELLYSFRSAAPILRVVDEAFPHDPRAMGGALTHIAFHEAMPGRVDLWPFIPKPPKTEDDTPWFNPVDMVAADDPQVQLAQRIASEIVRMQAEERLFDHVDGAYTPRRITDGDILILVQRRALIFHEVIRACKAAGLEVAGADRVKLAEAMAVKDLLALLSFLDTPDDDLSLAAALRSPLFDWSEDALYRLAQPRDGKLWEALRHSGAAGEPALSILTDLRNHAGFLRPYELLERILTHHEGRPRLLARLGVEAEESIDLLLSTALGYEQAETPSLTGFLAWMEASEIDIKRGQESGGRAIRVMTVHGAKGLEAPIVILAESGDRVPPREDGAVLLEGMSPLWKPSKPDTPADILPHLEALKARQEEERLRLQYVAMTRAEQWLIVCGAGEAKEDKENWYRRTESALERVGAVTHLFPFGAGKRYQNARPEGADKLETRAMSDTGITLPAFALAPVPSPARPAQILSPSALPGPKTLPAEGAGNPDAMARGSALHLLLEHLPAVAPEHRASRAAQLLASHAPASDPEVIDEALAVLDAPDLAPWFSGEALVEVSISAQLPELNGQPMQGIIDRLIVTETTVLAIDYKSNVIVPVRIEDTPTGLLAQMGAYASALSQVYPQHGVQTALLWTSLPRLDLLPHDLVTNALKATASA; this comes from the coding sequence ATGAACGCCCCCAACCCCGCCAGCGCCGCCCAGATCCAGGCCGCCGAACCCGACCTGTCCACCTGGCTTTCCGCCAATGCCGGCTCCGGCAAGACCCGCGTGCTGACCGACCGCGTCGCGCGTCTGCTGCTGCGCGACGTGGCACCACAGAACATCCTCTGCCTCACCTTCACCAAGGCTGCCGCGGCCGAGATGCAGAACCGGCTCTTCGCCCGCCTGGGCAGCTGGTCCATGCTCGATGATGACAAGCTGGGCGAGGCGCTCGCCTCGGTCGGCGAACCCGGCGCCACCCCGGATCGGCTCGCCAAGGCCCGCCGTCTCTTTGCCCGGGCCATCGAAACGCCGGGCGGGCTGAAGATCCAGACGATCCACTCCTTCTGCTCCGCCACCCTCCGCCGGTTTCCGCTCGAGGCCGGCGTGCCGCCGGGCTTCACCGAACTCGACGACCTCTCCGCCAAGGCCCGGCTGCGCGAGGCGCTCGACCATGTGGCCGAGTCTGACCCCCAAACCTTTGATGCCTTCGCCGCGCTCTTCTCCGGGCTCGAGGTCGAGAGCTTCTGTGCCCGGCTTGCAGGTCAGCGCGAGGCCTTCGCGGATGCGGTGGATTTCGAGACCATATCAGCCCAACTTGGCCTCCCGCAGGGCTATGGCGATGCACAGTTGATCGCCGAAGTCTTCCTGGGTGGCGAAGACGAGCTGCTCTCTGCCGTCGTGCCCTTTCTCCTCGCCGGCAGCTCCAACGATGCCAAGGCCGGTGCCGAACTGGCCGATCTTCCGCCCGACCGTCTCGCCGCCCTTGCGGTGCTCGACAAGCGACTGGTCGGCCAGTCCGGCCAGTCCGCCGGCGCCGCCCGGATCGGCAGTTTTCCCACCAAGGCCACCCGCGAGAAGCTGCCGCCCGATCTGCTCGCACGGCTCGAATCCCTCATGCTCCGCGTCGCCGACGTGCACGATCGCGCCAAGCAGCTGCGCCTTGCCCAGCGCTCCCACACGCTCAATCGCTTTGCTCAGGCCTTCCTGCCCGCCTACGAGGCCGCCAAGGCCGCCCGCGGCGACCTCGACTTCGACGACCTCATCTTCAAGACCCGCGACCTGCTGACCAACGAGGGCGTGGCCGACTGGGTGCTCTTCCGGCTCGACGGAGGGATCGACCACATACTCGTGGACGAGGCCCAGGATACCGGCCCCGCCCAATGGCAGGTGATCGAGCTGATTTCCCGCGAGATCTCCTCCGGCAGCGGCCGCCGCGAGGCGGGCGAGCGCACCATCTTCGTGGTCGGTGACAAGAAGCAATCCATCTACGGCTTCCAGGGCGCCGACCCTGACGGGTTCGAGCGCATGGCAAACATCTTCACCGAGCGCCTCGCCCAGTTCGGGGCCCCGCCGCAACGGCGGGAGCTGCTGTATTCCTTTCGCTCCGCCGCGCCCATCCTGCGCGTGGTCGACGAGGCCTTTCCCCACGACCCCCGCGCCATGGGCGGCGCCCTCACCCATATTGCCTTTCACGAGGCCATGCCGGGGCGGGTCGATCTCTGGCCCTTCATCCCCAAGCCGCCCAAGACGGAGGATGACACGCCGTGGTTCAACCCGGTGGACATGGTCGCAGCCGACGATCCGCAGGTGCAACTCGCCCAGCGGATCGCCTCCGAGATCGTGCGCATGCAGGCGGAAGAGAGACTGTTCGACCATGTCGATGGCGCCTACACGCCGCGGCGCATCACCGATGGCGACATCCTGATCCTGGTCCAGCGCAGGGCCTTGATCTTTCACGAGGTGATCCGCGCCTGCAAGGCGGCGGGGCTGGAGGTTGCGGGCGCCGACCGGGTCAAGCTGGCCGAGGCCATGGCCGTCAAGGACCTGCTCGCGCTCCTTTCGTTTCTCGACACGCCCGATGACGATCTTTCCCTCGCCGCCGCCCTGCGCTCGCCGCTCTTCGACTGGAGCGAAGATGCGCTCTACCGCCTCGCCCAACCGCGCGACGGCAAGCTATGGGAGGCCCTGCGCCACTCCGGCGCGGCGGGTGAGCCCGCGCTTTCCATCCTGACCGACCTGCGCAACCACGCGGGCTTTCTGCGCCCCTACGAGTTGCTCGAGCGGATCCTGACCCACCACGAGGGCCGACCGCGCCTTCTGGCCAGGCTCGGGGTCGAAGCCGAGGAGTCCATCGACCTGCTCCTGTCCACCGCGCTCGGCTACGAACAGGCCGAAACGCCCAGCCTCACCGGCTTTCTCGCCTGGATGGAGGCGAGCGAGATCGACATCAAGCGCGGGCAGGAGAGCGGAGGCCGCGCGATCCGGGTGATGACCGTGCACGGTGCCAAGGGGCTCGAGGCTCCCATCGTGATCCTCGCCGAGAGCGGTGACCGGGTTCCGCCACGCGAGGATGGCGCGGTACTGCTGGAGGGCATGTCACCGCTCTGGAAGCCCTCCAAGCCCGACACCCCGGCCGATATCCTCCCCCACCTCGAGGCGCTGAAGGCCCGGCAGGAGGAGGAGCGCCTGCGCTTGCAATACGTTGCCATGACCCGCGCCGAGCAATGGCTCATCGTCTGCGGCGCGGGCGAGGCCAAGGAAGACAAGGAAAACTGGTATCGCCGGACCGAGTCGGCGCTTGAGCGTGTGGGCGCCGTCACCCACCTGTTTCCCTTCGGCGCCGGCAAGCGCTACCAGAATGCGCGGCCCGAGGGTGCGGACAAGCTTGAGACCCGGGCAATGTCCGACACCGGCATCACCCTGCCCGCCTTCGCCCTCGCACCGGTGCCCAGCCCGGCCCGCCCCGCGCAGATCCTGTCACCTTCCGCGCTTCCCGGCCCCAAGACCCTGCCGGCCGAGGGGGCGGGCAACCCCGATGCCATGGCCCGCGGCTCGGCCCTGCACCTCTTGCTCGAGCATCTTCCCGCCGTCGCGCCCGAGCATCGCGCCAGCCGCGCCGCGCAACTGCTCGCCTCCCATGCCCCTGCTTCCGATCCCGAGGTCATCGACGAGGCGCTTGCCGTGCTCGACGCGCCCGATCTTGCGCCCTGGTTCTCCGGCGAGGCGCTGGTCGAAGTCTCGATCTCAGCGCAGCTGCCCGAGCTGAACGGCCAGCCGATGCAGGGCATCATCGACCGCCTCATCGTGACCGAAACCACCGTGCTGGCGATCGACTACAAATCCAACGTCATCGTGCCCGTCCGGATCGAAGACACGCCAACCGGCCTTCTGGCCCAGATGGGCGCCTATGCCTCCGCGCTCTCGCAGGTCTATCCGCAGCATGGCGTGCAAACTGCCCTGCTCTGGACAAGCCTGCCCAGGCTCGACCTGCTGCCACACGACCTTGTGACGAATGCACTCAAGGCCACCGCATCTGCTTGA
- the addB gene encoding double-strand break repair protein AddB yields the protein MFDPSDRPRLFSTPIGADFSEALLRGLEARLDGAPPEAWGRVTIYVNTTRMRRHLLDRLAQGPARLLPRILLVTDLASDPRLAGLKPAASSLGQRLQLRQAVLRLIELQPDLAPPAAAFDLATSLSALLEEMDDEGVNPASLATLDVAEHSAHWARSLSMISILSGQDSDAFRGNAALNRDALAALLALWHETSPRDPVIVAGSTGSRGTTRLLMEAVSRLPQGAVVLPGVDHEMPEAVWQNLLASATNPKRPPEEDHPQYRFAALLSRLGLEPRDIHHWAELLPATPSRNRLVSLALRPAPVTDQWRRDGPPLTETLPAATGSLTLIEAQSPRHEAGAIALAIREAVEAGKSTALVTPDRTLARQVTAALARWSIVPDDSAGLPLHQSAPGRFLIETAALLGRPLDLAPALSLLKHPLTASGPGQRGPHLLNTSEFETWARHRGAPRLDRATLEAWLASRTTSAARQAWAEWLATLLERAAGAVTETLAARIAAHVTLAEALAAGPGQIGSGALWLEEPGQAATQAMAELREAAPLGGEVNNSHYLTLIRSFLAEKEVRTAPVSHPLVAIWGTIEARTRIVDICILAGLNEGTWPATPAQDPWMNRAMRHEAGMLLPERRVGLAAHDFQQALGAAEVVLSRSVRSADAETVPSRWLNRLTNLLTGLGPQGASALDAMKARGARLQRLADALARHSARPLPSLPAPRPSPAPPEGVRPRKLFVTAISTLIRDPYAIYARHVLKLRRLGPRAPEPDAAMRGTVLHAVMERCLLERFDFTGPPDEVAQAFLSLAADVIASHVPWPATRRLWLGRLASATPDLLRHEARLQAEGTPVIIEKTGSVPLQHVDFIVAAKPDRIDRLATGGCAVLDYKTNTKPPSEKEVEAFDKQLLLEAAIAEAGGFSGLGAERAARVGYISLGNPANSRDEPLEIDGLWRPHAMLLDLANLIRSYQNESKGYTARRAPQHLSYAGDYDHLSRYGEWDDTARPETIPVGR from the coding sequence GTGTTTGACCCCTCAGACCGGCCGCGGCTCTTTTCCACGCCCATCGGAGCCGACTTCTCCGAGGCGCTCCTGCGCGGCCTCGAGGCGCGGCTCGACGGAGCGCCGCCAGAGGCCTGGGGCCGGGTCACGATCTACGTCAACACCACCCGCATGCGCCGCCACCTGCTCGACCGCCTCGCGCAGGGCCCCGCCCGCTTGCTGCCCCGCATCCTGCTGGTGACCGATCTTGCCTCGGACCCGCGCCTCGCCGGGTTGAAGCCGGCCGCCTCTTCGCTCGGGCAACGGCTGCAACTGCGCCAGGCCGTGTTGCGGCTGATCGAGCTGCAACCCGACCTCGCGCCCCCCGCCGCCGCCTTCGACCTCGCCACCAGCCTCTCGGCCCTTCTCGAGGAGATGGATGACGAGGGTGTGAATCCCGCCTCCCTGGCCACGCTCGACGTGGCCGAACACTCCGCCCACTGGGCCCGCAGCCTGTCGATGATTTCCATCCTCTCGGGGCAGGATAGTGACGCTTTTCGCGGTAATGCGGCCCTCAACCGCGATGCCCTCGCGGCCCTGCTTGCCCTCTGGCATGAGACCTCGCCCCGCGACCCGGTGATCGTTGCAGGCTCCACCGGCTCCCGCGGTACCACGCGGCTCTTGATGGAGGCGGTTTCGCGCCTTCCGCAGGGGGCCGTCGTGCTCCCGGGAGTCGACCATGAGATGCCCGAGGCCGTGTGGCAGAACCTGCTCGCCTCCGCGACCAACCCCAAACGTCCGCCAGAAGAGGACCACCCGCAGTATCGCTTTGCCGCCCTGCTCTCCCGGCTCGGTCTCGAGCCGAGAGACATTCACCACTGGGCCGAGCTTCTGCCTGCCACCCCCAGCCGCAATCGCCTCGTCTCCCTCGCCCTCCGGCCCGCCCCCGTCACCGACCAATGGCGCCGCGATGGCCCGCCGCTGACCGAGACGCTTCCCGCGGCCACCGGCAGTCTGACCCTGATCGAGGCGCAATCGCCGCGCCACGAGGCCGGCGCGATCGCGCTCGCCATTCGGGAGGCCGTCGAGGCCGGCAAATCGACCGCGCTGGTTACCCCCGACCGCACGCTCGCCCGCCAGGTCACTGCCGCGCTCGCCCGCTGGTCGATCGTCCCTGACGATTCCGCCGGTCTGCCGCTGCATCAAAGCGCGCCCGGCCGTTTTCTGATCGAAACAGCCGCCCTGCTTGGCCGGCCGTTAGACCTCGCCCCGGCGCTGTCGCTTCTGAAGCACCCGCTCACAGCATCCGGCCCCGGCCAGCGCGGGCCCCACTTGCTCAATACCAGCGAGTTCGAAACCTGGGCCCGCCACAGGGGCGCCCCAAGGCTCGATCGTGCAACGCTGGAAGCCTGGCTCGCGTCCAGAACGACGAGCGCGGCGCGGCAGGCCTGGGCCGAGTGGCTCGCGACCCTGCTGGAGCGCGCTGCGGGAGCCGTCACCGAAACGCTTGCGGCGCGCATCGCCGCCCATGTCACCCTGGCCGAAGCGCTCGCCGCCGGGCCCGGGCAGATCGGCTCCGGCGCCCTCTGGCTCGAAGAGCCTGGACAGGCCGCCACCCAGGCCATGGCCGAGCTGCGCGAGGCCGCCCCTTTGGGCGGGGAGGTCAACAATAGTCACTATTTAACCCTGATCCGGAGTTTTCTGGCTGAGAAAGAGGTGCGAACGGCACCCGTATCGCACCCGCTCGTTGCGATCTGGGGTACCATCGAGGCCCGCACCCGGATCGTCGATATTTGCATCCTCGCCGGACTGAACGAGGGCACTTGGCCCGCGACGCCCGCACAGGATCCCTGGATGAACCGCGCCATGCGACATGAGGCCGGCATGCTGCTCCCCGAGCGGCGGGTCGGGCTGGCCGCGCATGACTTCCAGCAGGCGCTGGGCGCGGCCGAGGTGGTGCTGAGCCGCAGCGTACGCAGCGCCGATGCCGAAACCGTCCCCTCCCGCTGGCTCAACCGGCTGACCAACCTCCTCACCGGCCTCGGCCCGCAGGGCGCCTCTGCCCTCGACGCCATGAAAGCCCGCGGCGCGCGCCTGCAAAGGTTGGCCGATGCCCTCGCCCGCCATTCCGCGCGGCCCCTGCCATCTCTCCCCGCGCCGCGCCCCTCCCCCGCGCCGCCCGAAGGCGTGCGCCCCCGCAAGCTCTTTGTCACAGCCATCTCCACCCTGATCCGCGACCCCTATGCCATCTACGCCCGCCATGTGCTCAAGTTGCGCCGCCTCGGCCCGCGCGCGCCCGAGCCCGATGCAGCCATGCGCGGCACGGTGCTGCATGCGGTGATGGAGCGATGCCTGCTCGAGCGCTTCGATTTTACCGGCCCGCCGGACGAGGTGGCGCAGGCCTTCCTGTCCCTCGCTGCCGATGTCATCGCCAGCCACGTGCCCTGGCCCGCCACCCGCCGCCTCTGGCTCGGCCGCCTCGCATCGGCAACCCCCGATCTCCTGCGCCACGAAGCCCGGCTTCAGGCCGAGGGCACGCCCGTCATCATCGAGAAAACAGGCTCTGTTCCACTGCAACACGTTGATTTTATCGTCGCCGCAAAACCCGACAGGATCGACCGCCTCGCCACCGGCGGCTGCGCCGTGCTGGACTACAAGACCAACACGAAGCCACCCAGCGAAAAGGAGGTCGAGGCCTTCGACAAGCAGCTCCTGCTCGAGGCCGCCATTGCCGAGGCGGGTGGCTTTTCGGGCCTCGGGGCCGAGCGTGCGGCGCGAGTCGGCTACATCTCGCTCGGCAATCCCGCCAACTCCCGCGACGAGCCGCTCGAGATCGATGGCCTCTGGCGCCCCCACGCCATGCTTCTCGACCTGGCCAACCTGATCCGCAGCTATCAGAACGAGAGCAAGGGCTACACCGCCCGCCGCGCGCCGCAACACCTCTCCTACGCGGGCGACTACGATCACCTCTCGCGCTACGGCGAGTGGGATGACACCGCCCGCCCAGAAACCATTCCGGTAGGCCGATGA
- a CDS encoding nucleotidyltransferase family protein — protein sequence MSGPDAAMVFAAGFGTRMRPLTNDRPKPLVEVAGKPLLDHALALTGGLSRVVVNSHYLGEQIAAHLAGRPVHVIHEPRILDTGGGLRNALPQLGPGPVITLNSDAVWTGSNPLDTLRAAWDPASMDALLLLIPVANARGYAGTGDFSRDTAGRLSRGPGYVYSGAQIIKPDGLAAIPEAAFSLNLLWNRMQPQGRLFGVIHGGGWCDVGHPDGIAEAESLLAEAPGV from the coding sequence ATGAGCGGCCCCGATGCGGCGATGGTCTTTGCGGCGGGCTTTGGCACCCGCATGCGCCCGCTCACCAACGATCGGCCCAAGCCGCTGGTCGAGGTGGCGGGCAAGCCGCTGCTCGATCACGCGCTCGCGCTGACCGGCGGCCTCTCCCGCGTAGTGGTCAACAGCCACTACCTCGGCGAGCAGATCGCCGCCCATCTCGCAGGCCGCCCAGTGCATGTGATCCATGAGCCCCGGATCCTCGACACCGGCGGCGGCCTTCGCAACGCCCTGCCCCAGCTCGGCCCCGGCCCCGTCATCACCCTGAACTCCGATGCCGTCTGGACAGGCTCCAACCCGCTCGACACGCTTCGCGCCGCCTGGGACCCCGCGTCGATGGACGCGCTCCTCCTTCTCATCCCGGTCGCCAATGCGCGTGGTTACGCCGGCACGGGCGACTTTTCGCGCGATACCGCAGGCCGCCTCTCCCGTGGCCCCGGCTACGTCTATTCCGGCGCCCAGATCATCAAGCCGGACGGTCTCGCTGCGATTCCCGAGGCCGCCTTCTCGCTCAACCTGCTGTGGAACCGGATGCAGCCCCAGGGGCGGCTCTTCGGGGTGATCCATGGCGGCGGCTGGTGCGACGTGGGCCACCCGGACGGCATCGCCGAGGCCGAGTCCCTTCTTGCCGAGGCCCCCGGTGTTTGA
- a CDS encoding aminoglycoside phosphotransferase family protein: protein MTSVETFLSAAGWGDAQRTALAGDASARSYQRLTRGNERAVLMLDPEGNVAPFLSIAAHLAAQGLSAPRILAADPAHGLVLMEDLGDDLIARISSTDPSREEALYLAATDVLVALHAAPLPAGLQPYGPAEMAVMIAPAAEFYATAAGVPLTHDQWHHLTAALEEALLASDMPPPVMIHRDYHAENLLWLPDRAGAARVGLLDFQDALAGHPAYDLASLLGDVRRDVAGPVREAAIRHYLAATGHDGAGFRAALAAQGAQRNLRILGIFARLCTRLGKPHYLELMPRVWSLLLADLAHPTLENLRDVVLDAIPEPTPERLDRIRRVAA from the coding sequence ATGACGAGTGTCGAAACCTTCCTGTCCGCCGCCGGATGGGGCGATGCCCAGCGCACGGCCCTCGCCGGCGATGCCTCCGCCCGCAGCTACCAGCGCCTCACCAGGGGCAACGAGCGCGCGGTTCTCATGCTCGACCCCGAGGGCAACGTTGCGCCCTTCCTGTCCATCGCTGCCCATCTCGCGGCCCAGGGTCTCTCAGCTCCCCGCATCCTCGCCGCCGACCCCGCGCATGGATTGGTGCTGATGGAAGACCTTGGCGACGATCTGATCGCCCGCATTTCCTCCACCGACCCGAGCCGGGAGGAGGCGCTCTATCTCGCCGCGACCGATGTGCTTGTCGCCCTCCACGCCGCCCCCCTGCCCGCTGGCCTGCAGCCCTACGGCCCCGCCGAGATGGCCGTGATGATCGCCCCGGCCGCCGAGTTCTACGCCACCGCCGCCGGTGTGCCCCTGACGCACGACCAATGGCACCACCTGACCGCCGCGCTGGAGGAGGCCCTGCTCGCCTCCGACATGCCGCCCCCGGTGATGATCCACCGCGACTACCACGCCGAAAACCTGCTCTGGCTGCCTGACCGTGCCGGCGCCGCCCGTGTCGGCCTGCTCGACTTTCAGGATGCCCTCGCCGGCCATCCGGCCTACGACCTCGCCTCTCTGCTCGGCGATGTCCGGCGCGACGTGGCCGGTCCGGTGCGTGAGGCCGCGATCCGTCACTATCTCGCCGCAACCGGCCATGATGGGGCCGGTTTCCGCGCCGCCCTCGCTGCCCAGGGCGCCCAGCGGAACCTGCGCATCCTCGGCATCTTCGCTCGGCTCTGCACCCGGCTCGGCAAGCCGCATTACCTCGAGCTCATGCCGCGCGTCTGGTCCCTGCTGCTCGCCGATCTCGCGCATCCCACGCTCGAGAACCTGCGAGACGTCGTGCTCGACGCGATACCGGAACCCACGCCGGAGCGGCTCGACCGGATCCGACGGGTGGCGGCATGA
- the tsaE gene encoding tRNA (adenosine(37)-N6)-threonylcarbamoyltransferase complex ATPase subunit type 1 TsaE — translation MTRAASFPLQISLASPEHTTRLAEAVAPLLDAGDVLLLSGPIGVGKSHFARALIRWRMRRTGEVEDVPSPTFTLVQTYTLSDGEIWHADLYRLSDPDEVEELGLSAAFEDAICVVEWPDRLPAPPDTALTIAFEPDDTADARRLVLSGSAAWAERLSGILEASA, via the coding sequence ATGACCCGTGCCGCTTCGTTTCCGCTCCAGATTTCGCTCGCCTCGCCCGAGCATACCACCCGCCTTGCAGAGGCCGTCGCGCCTCTGCTCGATGCGGGCGACGTTCTCCTGTTGTCCGGCCCGATTGGCGTCGGCAAGAGCCATTTCGCGCGCGCCCTGATCCGCTGGCGGATGCGCCGCACAGGCGAAGTCGAGGATGTGCCCTCGCCCACCTTCACGCTCGTGCAAACTTACACCCTCTCTGACGGGGAGATCTGGCATGCCGATCTCTACCGCCTGAGCGACCCCGACGAGGTGGAAGAACTCGGCCTCTCGGCCGCCTTCGAAGACGCGATCTGCGTTGTCGAATGGCCCGACCGCCTGCCCGCCCCGCCCGACACGGCGCTGACCATCGCCTTCGAGCCCGACGACACCGCCGATGCGCGCAGGCTGGTGCTTTCGGGCTCCGCGGCCTGGGCCGAGCGCCTGTCTGGCATCCTGGAGGCCTCTGCATGA
- a CDS encoding PAS-domain containing protein has translation MATSFGTALLALMAIGHFQPRRRVTWDRLARESEEMTFLFEDEELVDATDEARSFLSTGPETLPHWPRFLALLASSFPDIGSRVARLAEVGAMELHARDGSARLEGEWKEGLARFSLHKGDDIEPAEYDSFSVAAMAEELDVLRAVVDDAPVLAWREDEEGNVTWANGAYIDLLYRMHPDRTTLAWPLPRAFAHTFHDGEVDVVHRVSVSIPFIEQVVWYDCITRPMGAEALVFATSADRLVQAERSRLEFLQTLTKTFADLPTGLAVFDRGRQLALFNPALTDLSALEPQFLSSRPTLVAFLDRLREAQRMPEPKDYKTWRASIAQLESAASEGIHQEIWSLPNGQTYRVTGQPHPDGAVAFLFEDISAEMSLTRRFRSELEMGQAVVDSLDEAIAVFSHTGSMVLCNRAYQELWSCDLVGSLSDVSVQDAVRDWSALTENNALWTRVSKFLSGQSDRRAWHVDIESAAYGTVKCRFSPVAGGNTLAGFTLHAAPTPAAAPRKGQHQAV, from the coding sequence GTGGCCACGTCATTCGGAACGGCGCTGCTTGCACTGATGGCCATTGGCCATTTTCAGCCCCGGCGGCGCGTAACCTGGGACAGGCTGGCCCGTGAGTCCGAAGAGATGACCTTTCTCTTCGAAGACGAAGAGCTGGTCGATGCCACCGACGAGGCCCGCAGCTTTCTCTCCACCGGGCCCGAGACCCTCCCGCACTGGCCCCGCTTTCTCGCCCTTCTGGCCAGCTCCTTCCCCGATATCGGCAGCCGCGTCGCCCGGCTGGCCGAGGTGGGCGCAATGGAGCTGCATGCCCGCGACGGGTCTGCGCGGCTCGAAGGCGAGTGGAAGGAGGGTTTGGCCCGGTTCTCGCTGCACAAGGGCGACGATATCGAGCCCGCCGAATACGACAGCTTCTCCGTGGCCGCGATGGCTGAGGAGCTCGACGTGCTGCGCGCCGTGGTCGACGATGCGCCCGTGCTCGCCTGGCGCGAGGACGAGGAGGGCAACGTCACATGGGCGAACGGCGCCTACATCGACCTGCTCTACCGGATGCACCCGGACAGGACCACTCTGGCATGGCCCCTGCCGCGCGCCTTCGCGCACACCTTCCACGATGGCGAGGTCGACGTCGTGCACCGGGTTTCCGTTTCGATCCCCTTCATCGAACAGGTGGTCTGGTACGATTGCATCACCCGGCCGATGGGGGCCGAGGCGCTGGTCTTCGCCACCTCCGCCGACCGGCTCGTGCAGGCCGAGCGGTCCCGCCTGGAGTTCCTTCAAACCCTCACTAAGACTTTTGCCGACCTGCCCACGGGTCTCGCCGTCTTTGACCGGGGCCGCCAGCTGGCCCTGTTCAACCCGGCCCTCACCGACCTGTCCGCGCTCGAGCCGCAATTCCTGTCGTCCCGTCCCACGCTGGTGGCCTTTCTCGACCGCCTGCGCGAGGCCCAGCGCATGCCGGAACCCAAGGACTACAAGACATGGCGGGCGAGCATCGCCCAGCTCGAATCGGCCGCCTCCGAGGGAATCCACCAGGAAATCTGGTCGCTGCCAAACGGCCAGACCTACCGGGTGACCGGGCAACCGCATCCGGACGGCGCGGTGGCCTTCCTGTTCGAGGATATCTCGGCCGAGATGTCGCTCACCCGCCGCTTTCGCTCCGAGCTCGAAATGGGGCAGGCCGTGGTCGACAGTCTCGACGAAGCCATCGCGGTTTTCTCGCACACCGGCTCGATGGTGCTTTGCAACCGCGCCTATCAGGAGCTCTGGAGTTGCGATCTCGTCGGCTCGCTCTCCGACGTGAGCGTTCAGGACGCCGTGCGCGACTGGTCCGCCCTCACCGAAAATAATGCGCTCTGGACGCGGGTCTCAAAGTTCCTGTCCGGCCAGTCCGACCGGCGGGCATGGCACGTCGATATCGAGAGCGCCGCCTACGGCACGGTCAAGTGCAGGTTCTCCCCCGTCGCCGGAGGCAACACGCTCGCAGGTTTCACCCTGCACGCGGCACCAACCCCTGCGGCGGCCCCAAGGAAGGGCCAGCACCAGGCCGTCTGA